The Thermosynechococcus sp. CL-1 genomic interval CGGGAAGCACGCATGGCCTTGCAATTGGAAGGGGTACAGGTTCTAGAGGTCAAGGAGGCCAAAAAACTCACCCTCAAGTCCGACCTCGACCTCAGCTTCCTCTCCAAAATTACGGTGAAGGATCGGGCGATCTTTGCGCGGCAGTTTGCGGCACTGGTGAATGCCGGTGTGGCCTTGGTGCGCGGAATCGGTGTATTGGCGGATCAATGTACCAACCCGAAACTGAAAAAAATCCTCATGGCGGTCAACAATGATATTCAGCAGGGAAGTACCCTAGCTGATGCCATGCGCCCCCATCCAGAGGCCTTTGATAATCTGTTTGTGGCCATGATCCAAGCGGGGGAAACGGGGGGGGTGCTCGATGAGGTGCTCAACCGTCTCTCGAAGTTGCTGGAGGATCAAGCCCGCCTCAATAACCAAATCAAGTCCGCTCTGACCTATCCCGTGGTGGTGGGTCTGTTGGCGGTGGGGATTTTCTTGGGGATGGTGATTTTCCTGATCCCTGTGTTTGAGGGTATTTTCAAACAGTTGGGGGGGGAATTGCCGCCCTTTACCGCCATGATGGTGGCGCTTAGTGAATTCCTGCGCACGCCGCAGTATATGGCATTGTTGATTATCTGTGTGGTGGGCTTGGTATTGGGGATTCGCTTTTATTACAAGACCCCGGCTGGCCGGCTGATGATTGATGGCTTGCTGTTGAAGCTACCCCTCTTTGGTGATTTGGTGGAAAAAACAGCGGTGGCACGGTTCTGCCGCACGTTTGGTTCGCTGTCCCGTTCAGGGGTACCGATTTTGCGCTCCCTTGAAATTGTCAGTGCCACAGCGAAGTGATTTCCAATGCCATTGATCGTGCCGCGAAGGAAGTCCAGACAGGGGGGATGCTCAGTCTTGCCCTACAACAGGAACGGGTCTTTCCAGTGCTAGCGACCCAGATGATTAACGTGGGCGAAGAGACAGGGGAACTGGATAAGATGCTGATGAAGGTGGCCGACTTCTATGAAGATGAAGTGGAACAGGCGGTGAAGTCCCTGACCAGTGTGATGGAACCCTTGATGATTGCGGTGCTAGGGGGTATGGTAGGGTCAATTCTGGTGGCGATGTACCTGCCCATGTTCAAGATCTTCGATCTGGTCAAGTAAGCCTTGCCATGGCACATCTGTCCCCGTCGCGAACCCACTACGACATTCTCGAGGTGGCACCCACGGCCTCGTTGGCGGAGATTCGCCGTGCCTATCGAGAGAAGAGTAAGCTCTACCATCCGGATACGACGACGTTGCCGGTGGCGATCGCCCGCGAGGAGTTTCATCGCCTCAATGAGGCCTATGCAGTGCTGACCAATCCAGAGCAGCGGCAGTGGTATGACTTGCAATTACGCCTGCGGGCACAGTCAAAACAGTCAAGCACGATGGGGATAGGTGCCTCTTGTCGCTCTCAGAGGTCTGTTCGCTCTACTGCTGTGCCACCCGACGATCGCCCCCTCTCGCCGGGGGAGCTATTTGCTCTGTTTATCTTGGGGGTCACCTTTGTCGGCTGTTTGGTTCTGGCGGTAATTGTCGGTTTGTCCCAACAGGGGCAAGAATGGATCTTGCAAATTGTCAGTCGCATCTCAGAACTTGGATGAACACTCTGCCTAATCCCCAAACCCCCCTCTACAACCATGCCCTGCCGCAAATTGAAGCATGGCTACAGCAAAAGGGCTGTGTGCGGGATGAAACGGATATCCACTGTTGGGAGTTAGAGTATCCCCAGTGGTCAGCTCGGATTTGCTTGGATATTGAGGAGCTACAGGTGGTCTATCACGATCGCCTTGAGGGCAGTGTGATTCAGCGCTCTTTTAAGTACTCCTGTCCCCGTGCCGAGGTGGAGGAAGCCATTTTTGCGGGGCCTTAAATGCCCACGGCCATCATAATCGGCATTGCAGGGGCTGCTTCTTGGGTGGCTTGATTCTTGATCCGCTTCAGGCCAAAAATCCAGAGGATTTGATCTTCGATGGCTGCTGCTTGCTCTTTTGCCCCTGCTTTCAACAGCAGTTGATGGGTCATCATCAGCTTCTCAATTTCAGCCACTTGGGTGCGGACTTCTTCCTCATCTAAATAAAGGCTCTCGAGCACCGCATTCAAGTCTGCTTCGGGATCAGCCACTAAGCAAGCCCCTTCCACCACGACGGATTTGAGCTGTCCTTGGTATTGCCGCAATAGACGGCGAATTGTGTAGGCAGTAACGGGCAATAATTTTGTCATGTTGTGTTCCCCCAACTACTTATGTCGGCATCTTGTGAATTGATTTCCCGCTGTCCACTTCCACCCATGGGCAAATTTTGTGGGGGATCAACAGGGGATATAACTGCTCGTTAAGGATTGATTTACTGTACGTTATTATTCTATGAACTTCGCAACTTGGGGATCATGCGTAATTCCACGTAAAAGCGCTTTTAGATGTGATTTAGATCACGGAAACCATGACATTATCGGCATTTGGGAATATTGTAAATTTATGTCAAGAAATCATAAATATTAAGAAATATAAATCTATCTCTAGTGGCGTAGTTGTTGAACACTGTGGCAAATCTGCTCAAGGGCAACATCAATCTCTGCCTCTGTAGTAGTGCGCAACAGACCAAAGCGCAAAGAGGCGCGGGCGAGGGCTGGCGATCGCCCCAAGGCAAGAAGAACGTGAGACGGTGTTGGTTTGTCGCTACTACAGGCTGCCCCCGTTGAGAGGGCGACATGGGGATAGATGGCGCGCAGCAGAGCATTGCCCTCAACCCCACCAATACTGACATTGAGACAGTTGGGTAAACTCTGTTGCCAATCACCATTGAGATAAATGTCTCCAAGGGAGGCTAAGCCCTGCCACAGCCGTTCTTTCAGGTGCCGCAGATGGGGAATATCCGTGGCTTGACGTTCCTGAGCGAGTCGTACTGCTACCCCAAAGCCGACAATGAGGGGAGTGGCCAAGGTTCCGGATCGCCAGCCCTGTTCTTGATGACCGCCGTGGAGTTGAGGTGCCAGTTGGACGCGGGGGCGATCGCGCCGCACATAGAGGGCACCAATGCCCTTTGGTCCGTAGAGTTTATGGGCAGTCAGGGACATGAGATCCACCTGAAGCGCCTGAACATCCAAGGGAATTTTGCCCAAGGCTTGAGCGGCATCGGTGTGGAAGAGTACCCCGCGATCGCGACAGCGGCGACCAATCTCGGCCAAGGGTTGGAGCACCCCAATTTCATTATTGGCGGCCATCACGGATACCAAGATGGTCTCATGGGTAAAGGCTTGCTCTAACTCCGCCAGATCAATGAACCCTTTCTCATTCACCCCTAGATAGGTCACCCGAAAGCCAAGGGACTCCAAATAGCGACAGGGAGCAAGCACCGCATTGTGCTCCGTCTGCACGGTAATGATATGGCGACCGCGACTGTAGTAGGCTTCAGCCACCCCCTTGATTGCCAAGTTGTCTGCTTCAGTGGCACCACTGGTGAAAATGATTTCTTCGGGATGGGCATGGATGGCTGCGGCAATCGTTTCACGGGCAAGATCAATGGCGGCGGCGGCCTCCCAACCGTAGGCATGGGCACGATTACTGGCATTGCCAGGGCGATCGCTAAAATAAGGCAACATTGCGGCTAGTACTTGTGGATCAACGGGTGTGGTCGCCAGTCCATCTAAATAAATTGGCTTCATGGCAAAACCTCCAAGTAACCCCTGCATAGGGAGAGCGCTAACCGCAACACCTTTGAAAACCTCTGAATGATGGCGGACATTATAGGGGACAAACAAGGGAATCAAATCCTATCCCAGTCTAGGTTTCCCACTCTTGGGTGTGTTCGAACCTTGTGAAAAGGGCTGTATATTGAAAAATAATAATCACCTGCCCAGGGTTGGCCGAGCGGATGAGGCAGCGAACTCATAATTCGCCATAGGCTGGTTCAACTCCAGCACCCTGGATTTTTCAATCCCCTGAACCCTGACGGGGGGATTGCCTTCCGTTACACTGAAAGAAGTTTCGTGTCGCAAATTTTGCCATGAGTAGCACCTATAAACCGCAACAGGCCTCCGACAAAAATCTTGAAGCCATGCGCAAGTTTGCGGAAACCTATGCCAAGCGCACAGGAACCTACTTTTGCTCAGATTTAGGGACAACGGCGGTTGTTCTGGAAGGATTGGCCAAGCATAAGGACGACTATGGCTCTCCCCTGTGTCCCTGCCGCCACTATGAAGACAAAGAAGCAGAGGTAGAAGCGGCCTACTGGAATTGCCCCTGTGTGCCCATGCGCGAACGGCGGGAGTGTCACTGCCTTCTCTTTTTAACTCCGGATCATCCCTTTGCGGGTACAACTCAGGAGATTTCCTTTGAACAAATTCGCGAGGAAACCAATCGCTTTACGGTTTCTTAGTATTCCAGTGTCACTACAATCGTATCGCTGTAGATGCCCGCAGGCACAAACTGCCGCGTGGGGATGCGACCAAAAATTTCAAGGGTTGTAGGGGCATTATTCACAGGCACTAAGGTACGCAAACTGCTCCCACCGGTACCATCCCCCCAGATTTGGGTGCGAGCGGCATTAACGTAAAGGTTGTAGTCGCCCCCCGCCAGAGGTCATTTGTCGAGGGGTAAAAGAACCGGCATTGCCAGTGCTGAGGCGAATCGTAATTGCCCTTTGG includes:
- a CDS encoding spore coat protein U domain-containing protein, yielding MAGGDYNLYVNAARTQIWGDGTGGSSLRTLVPVNNAPTTLEIFGRIPTRQFVPAGIYSDTIVVTLEY
- a CDS encoding ferredoxin-thioredoxin reductase catalytic domain-containing protein, producing the protein MSSTYKPQQASDKNLEAMRKFAETYAKRTGTYFCSDLGTTAVVLEGLAKHKDDYGSPLCPCRHYEDKEAEVEAAYWNCPCVPMRERRECHCLLFLTPDHPFAGTTQEISFEQIREETNRFTVS
- a CDS encoding J domain-containing protein gives rise to the protein MAHLSPSRTHYDILEVAPTASLAEIRRAYREKSKLYHPDTTTLPVAIAREEFHRLNEAYAVLTNPEQRQWYDLQLRLRAQSKQSSTMGIGASCRSQRSVRSTAVPPDDRPLSPGELFALFILGVTFVGCLVLAVIVGLSQQGQEWILQIVSRISELG
- a CDS encoding cysteine desulfurase family protein, with product MKPIYLDGLATTPVDPQVLAAMLPYFSDRPGNASNRAHAYGWEAAAAIDLARETIAAAIHAHPEEIIFTSGATEADNLAIKGVAEAYYSRGRHIITVQTEHNAVLAPCRYLESLGFRVTYLGVNEKGFIDLAELEQAFTHETILVSVMAANNEIGVLQPLAEIGRRCRDRGVLFHTDAAQALGKIPLDVQALQVDLMSLTAHKLYGPKGIGALYVRRDRPRVQLAPQLHGGHQEQGWRSGTLATPLIVGFGVAVRLAQERQATDIPHLRHLKERLWQGLASLGDIYLNGDWQQSLPNCLNVSIGGVEGNALLRAIYPHVALSTGAACSSDKPTPSHVLLALGRSPALARASLRFGLLRTTTEAEIDVALEQICHSVQQLRH
- a CDS encoding DUF3143 domain-containing protein — protein: MNTLPNPQTPLYNHALPQIEAWLQQKGCVRDETDIHCWELEYPQWSARICLDIEELQVVYHDRLEGSVIQRSFKYSCPRAEVEEAIFAGP